A window of the Agromyces mariniharenae genome harbors these coding sequences:
- a CDS encoding DUF4097 family beta strand repeat-containing protein, with amino-acid sequence MTTYQTPHPVVVDLDLGWGDVDVVASDRADTVVEVRPANPEKSSDVKSAADAKVELVGDVLTVRTTKGWLHYTPFGGNGQVDVTIQVPEGSEVRGATGAGRLLAEGSFGAVAYRSGAGDVRVDEAERVTARTASGAIIVGRATGAVELTSSAGSIRIRELSGEAIIKNPNGSTTIGEVTGTLVVQGAHGDVTVANARGAVTAKSSYGNLLVERIDGGRVQLEAGYGGIEVGVAEGTAAWLDVSSQHGAVRNKLTPSDAPGADENTVELHARTSWGDILIRRPSSTPAH; translated from the coding sequence ATGACCACCTACCAGACCCCGCATCCCGTCGTCGTCGACCTCGACCTCGGCTGGGGCGACGTCGACGTCGTCGCCTCCGACCGCGCCGACACCGTCGTCGAGGTCCGGCCCGCCAACCCCGAGAAGTCGAGCGACGTCAAGTCCGCCGCCGACGCGAAGGTCGAGCTCGTGGGCGACGTGCTCACGGTCCGCACGACGAAGGGGTGGCTCCACTACACCCCGTTCGGCGGCAACGGCCAGGTCGACGTCACGATCCAGGTGCCCGAGGGCTCCGAGGTGCGCGGCGCCACCGGCGCCGGCCGCCTCCTGGCCGAGGGCTCCTTCGGCGCCGTCGCCTACCGCAGCGGCGCCGGCGACGTGCGGGTCGACGAGGCCGAGCGCGTCACGGCCCGCACCGCATCGGGCGCGATCATCGTCGGCCGCGCGACCGGCGCCGTGGAGCTCACCTCGTCGGCCGGCAGCATCCGCATCCGCGAACTGTCGGGCGAGGCGATCATCAAGAACCCCAACGGCTCCACGACGATCGGCGAGGTCACCGGCACGCTCGTCGTGCAGGGCGCCCACGGCGACGTCACCGTCGCCAACGCACGCGGTGCCGTCACGGCGAAGAGCAGCTACGGCAACCTCCTCGTCGAGCGCATCGACGGCGGCCGCGTGCAGCTCGAGGCCGGCTACGGCGGCATCGAGGTGGGCGTGGCCGAGGGCACGGCCGCCTGGCTCGACGTCTCGAGCCAGCACGGCGCCGTCCGCAACAAGCTCACGCCCTCCGACGCGCCCGGCGCCGACGAGAACACCGTCGAGCTGCACGCCCGCACGAGCTGGGGCGACATCCTGATCCGCCGGCCGAGCTCGACGCCGGCTCACTAG
- a CDS encoding ABC transporter permease — MTTATAPMTATTHFLGDTAVLTGRSLRHITRSLDTIITTAIMPIAFMLLFVFVFGGAIDTGSDTQYVDYLLPGILLITVASGVSYTAYRLFLDMQGGIFERFQSMPIARSSVLWAHVLTSLVANLVSLAIVVGVAFIMGFRTGADLLAWLAVAGIMVLFTLALTWLAVIPGLTAKSVDGASAFSYPLIFLPFISSAFVPTESMPGPVRVFAEYQPVTAIVDAIRALFTGQPVGSDIWIALAWLVGILVVAYGFAMLAYRRKIS, encoded by the coding sequence ATGACCACCGCAACCGCACCGATGACCGCGACCACGCACTTCCTCGGCGACACCGCCGTGCTCACGGGCCGATCCCTGCGCCACATCACCCGCAGCCTCGACACGATCATCACGACAGCGATCATGCCGATCGCCTTCATGCTGCTCTTCGTGTTCGTGTTCGGCGGCGCGATCGACACCGGCTCCGACACGCAGTACGTGGACTACCTGCTGCCCGGCATCCTGCTCATCACGGTCGCCTCTGGCGTGTCCTACACGGCCTACCGGCTGTTCCTGGACATGCAGGGCGGCATCTTCGAGCGGTTCCAGTCCATGCCGATCGCCCGCTCGAGCGTGCTGTGGGCGCACGTGCTGACCTCGCTCGTCGCGAACCTCGTGTCGCTCGCGATCGTCGTGGGCGTCGCGTTCATCATGGGCTTCCGCACGGGCGCCGACCTGCTGGCCTGGCTCGCCGTGGCGGGAATCATGGTGCTGTTCACCCTGGCCCTGACCTGGCTCGCCGTGATCCCGGGCCTCACCGCGAAGTCGGTCGACGGCGCGAGCGCGTTCTCGTACCCGCTCATCTTCCTGCCGTTCATCAGCTCCGCGTTCGTGCCCACCGAGAGCATGCCGGGCCCGGTCCGCGTCTTCGCGGAGTACCAGCCCGTCACCGCCATCGTCGACGCGATCCGAGCCCTGTTCACCGGCCAGCCGGTGGGCTCCGACATCTGGATCGCCCTCGCCTGGCTCGTCGGCATCCTCGTGGTGGCCTACGGCTTCGCGATGCTGGCCTACCGCCGCAAGATCTCGTGA
- a CDS encoding GNAT family N-acetyltransferase, producing MSSTDPTSPNPTPASAPGGVEVRLVRDGEHEAVGALAREAYAGDFVLSATYLVEIESVAERAHEVWVAADAATGALLGTVSTPRAGRRMSAVARDDDELDFRFLGVSAAARGRGVGEVLVRHVMELAARRGIRRVVLNTGPEMQSAQRLYARLGFSRLHEREHVVDLPSGRSFLLMAYGRDVEAAPESSAA from the coding sequence ATGTCCTCGACCGACCCGACCAGCCCGAACCCTACGCCCGCCTCCGCGCCCGGCGGCGTCGAGGTGCGACTCGTGCGCGACGGCGAGCACGAAGCCGTCGGCGCACTGGCACGAGAGGCGTACGCCGGCGACTTCGTGCTGAGCGCCACGTACCTGGTCGAGATCGAGTCGGTCGCCGAGCGCGCCCACGAGGTGTGGGTGGCCGCGGATGCCGCGACGGGCGCGCTGCTCGGCACGGTCTCGACGCCGAGGGCCGGCCGGCGCATGTCGGCCGTCGCGCGCGACGACGACGAGCTCGACTTCCGGTTCCTCGGCGTCTCGGCGGCGGCACGCGGTCGCGGGGTCGGCGAGGTGCTCGTCCGGCACGTCATGGAGCTCGCGGCTCGTCGCGGCATCCGTCGCGTCGTGCTCAACACCGGCCCCGAGATGCAGTCGGCACAGCGGCTCTACGCCCGGCTCGGGTTCTCCCGGCTGCACGAGCGCGAGCACGTCGTCGACCTGCCGAGCGGCCGGAGCTTCCTGCTCATGGCGTACGGGCGCGACGTCGAGGCGGCACCCGAGTCGTCGGCGGCCTGA
- a CDS encoding ABC transporter ATP-binding protein, with protein sequence MTTDQSQAPAIRVQGLEKAYKKDLQVLRGVDFDVARGSIFALLGSNGAGKTTVVKILSTLLRADAGSAGVNGFDVAEQGAEVRASISLTGQFAAVDEVLTGRENLVLVAQLRHLPGPGRIADDLLARFSLTEAGTRKVAEYSGGMRRRLDIAMSLIGDPPIIFLDEPTTGLDPQARIEVWQSVTELAANGTTVLLTTQYLDEAEHLADRIAILHQGRILVNGTLDELKRLLPPATVEYVEKQPTLEEIFLTLVGDDGSTATADTATADAATTATSRKDR encoded by the coding sequence ATGACCACCGATCAGTCCCAGGCGCCTGCCATCCGCGTGCAGGGCCTGGAGAAGGCCTACAAGAAGGACCTGCAGGTCCTCCGCGGCGTCGACTTCGACGTCGCCCGCGGCAGCATCTTCGCCCTCCTCGGCTCCAACGGGGCCGGCAAGACCACCGTCGTGAAGATCCTGTCCACCCTGCTCCGTGCCGACGCCGGCTCGGCCGGCGTCAACGGCTTCGACGTCGCCGAGCAGGGCGCAGAGGTCCGCGCGTCCATCAGCCTGACCGGGCAGTTCGCCGCGGTCGACGAGGTCCTCACCGGCCGCGAGAACCTGGTGCTCGTCGCCCAGCTGCGGCACCTCCCCGGCCCGGGCCGGATCGCCGACGACCTGCTGGCGCGGTTCTCCCTCACCGAAGCGGGCACCCGCAAGGTGGCCGAGTACTCGGGCGGCATGCGCCGACGCCTCGACATCGCGATGAGCCTGATCGGCGACCCGCCGATCATCTTCCTCGACGAGCCGACGACCGGGCTCGACCCGCAGGCGCGCATCGAGGTGTGGCAGTCCGTCACGGAGCTCGCCGCGAACGGCACGACGGTGCTGCTCACGACGCAGTACCTCGACGAGGCCGAGCACCTCGCCGACCGGATCGCGATCCTCCACCAGGGCCGGATCCTCGTCAACGGCACCCTCGACGAGCTGAAGCGGCTGCTGCCCCCGGCGACGGTCGAGTACGTCGAGAAGCAGCCCACCCTCGAGGAGATCTTCCTCACCCTCGTCGGCGACGACGGCAGCACCGCCACCGCCGACACCGCCACCGCCGATGCGGCCACGACCGCCACGTCTCGAAAGGACCGATGA
- a CDS encoding toxin-antitoxin system HicB family antitoxin, translated as MELTGYVDELQRQLAIAAEAGGEEALGLAQRLTAPLDASVRLVLLEALSAAAAEITAELAPGAVDVRLRGRDPEFVVTVPPTATFEPASDRTAPAMQVPAASAAVPVAEDAATSRTTLRIPDQLKAQVELAAARDGVSVNTWLVRAIAAAVEPAPARPTETRPADGDANRVTGWVR; from the coding sequence ATGGAACTCACCGGATACGTCGACGAACTCCAGCGCCAACTGGCCATCGCAGCCGAGGCCGGCGGCGAGGAGGCACTCGGTCTCGCACAGCGACTGACCGCGCCCCTCGACGCCTCCGTGCGGCTGGTGCTGCTCGAGGCGCTCTCCGCCGCCGCGGCGGAGATCACCGCCGAGCTCGCCCCCGGCGCGGTCGACGTTCGGCTCCGCGGACGCGACCCCGAGTTCGTCGTCACGGTCCCCCCGACTGCGACGTTCGAGCCCGCGTCCGACCGTACCGCGCCTGCGATGCAGGTCCCCGCGGCATCCGCTGCCGTGCCCGTCGCCGAGGACGCCGCGACGAGCCGCACCACGCTCCGCATCCCCGACCAGCTGAAGGCCCAGGTCGAGCTGGCGGCCGCCCGCGACGGCGTCTCCGTCAACACCTGGCTCGTGCGCGCGATCGCCGCCGCTGTCGAGCCCGCCCCAGCACGGCCCACCGAGACCCGCCCGGCCGACGGCGACGCGAACCGCGTCACCGGCTGGGTCCGCTGA
- a CDS encoding M18 family aminopeptidase has translation MPDLDRDAHIADFADFVRDSPSSYHAAAAVAARLEAAGFERLDERAEWPAGPGRRVVVRDGAVIAWVQPDAAGPTTPFRILGAHTDSPGFKLKPGMSTTAEGLLQAGVEVYGGPLLNSWLDRELELAGRLVTTDGVEHLVRTGPLLRIPQLAIHLDREVNKGLTLDKQRHMQPIWGAGAGQDVVAHLAGVAGVDPDDVAGHDVLVADAAAPARFGLDDALFASGRMDDLTSVHAGLVALLAAPASTGHVSVLAAFDHEEIGSESRSGASGPFLEDVLRRIAAGLGADATDRRRGFADSWLLSSDTGHAVHPNYPERHDPGNRPVLGGGPLLKLNANQRYATDGVGSALWARACRQAGVSTQPFVSNNQVPCGTTIGPLSATRLGIRTVDVGAPLLSMHSARELAHVDDLVALAAAVTAFFAPED, from the coding sequence ATGCCCGATCTCGACCGTGATGCCCACATCGCCGACTTCGCCGACTTCGTCCGCGACTCGCCCTCGTCGTACCACGCCGCCGCCGCGGTGGCCGCGCGACTCGAGGCCGCCGGGTTCGAGCGGCTCGACGAGCGCGCCGAGTGGCCGGCCGGTCCGGGCAGGCGCGTCGTGGTGCGCGACGGCGCGGTCATCGCCTGGGTGCAGCCCGATGCGGCGGGACCGACGACGCCGTTCCGGATCCTGGGCGCGCACACCGATTCGCCCGGGTTCAAGCTCAAGCCGGGCATGTCCACGACCGCGGAGGGGCTGCTGCAGGCCGGCGTCGAGGTCTACGGCGGGCCGCTGCTCAACTCGTGGCTCGACCGGGAGCTCGAGCTCGCCGGTCGCCTCGTCACCACCGACGGCGTCGAGCACCTCGTGCGCACGGGCCCGTTGCTGCGCATCCCGCAGCTCGCGATCCACCTCGACCGCGAGGTGAACAAGGGCCTCACGCTCGACAAGCAGCGCCACATGCAGCCCATCTGGGGCGCCGGCGCCGGGCAGGACGTCGTCGCCCACCTGGCCGGTGTCGCCGGCGTCGACCCCGACGACGTCGCCGGGCACGACGTCCTCGTCGCCGACGCGGCGGCGCCCGCCCGATTCGGGCTCGACGACGCGCTCTTCGCCTCGGGTCGCATGGACGACCTCACGTCGGTGCACGCGGGCCTGGTGGCCCTGCTCGCCGCGCCGGCGAGCACCGGGCACGTGAGCGTGCTCGCCGCGTTCGACCACGAGGAGATCGGTTCGGAGTCGCGCTCGGGCGCGAGCGGGCCGTTCCTCGAGGACGTGCTCAGGCGCATCGCCGCGGGGCTCGGCGCTGACGCGACCGACCGCCGCCGCGGCTTCGCGGACTCCTGGCTGCTCTCGTCGGACACCGGTCACGCGGTGCACCCGAACTACCCCGAACGCCACGACCCGGGCAACCGCCCGGTGCTCGGCGGCGGACCGCTGCTGAAGCTCAACGCCAACCAGCGGTACGCGACCGACGGCGTGGGCTCGGCGCTGTGGGCGCGTGCGTGCCGGCAGGCCGGCGTCTCGACGCAGCCGTTCGTGTCGAACAACCAGGTCCCGTGCGGCACGACGATCGGCCCGCTGTCGGCCACCCGGCTCGGCATCCGCACGGTCGACGTGGGCGCGCCGCTGCTCTCGATGCACTCGGCCCGCGAGCTCGCGCACGTCGACGACCTCGTCGCGCTCGCCGCGGCCGTGACGGCGTTCTTTGCGCCCGAGGACTGA
- a CDS encoding rhodanese-like domain-containing protein — translation MTETTAPAASALFEHVATRDEAIAHFRGRLAVEVDVSDVAAALGEPGPGFVLVDTRSDESWAQGHVPGALHLPRRRIEDLAPELIPTGTPVVVYCWGPGCNGATRAALEFALLGYPVKEMIGGFEYWVREGFAFDSADGLAQLPADALTNVAPDGFGAASTPGTRGELLTGDAIASGITCAC, via the coding sequence ATGACCGAGACGACCGCCCCCGCCGCATCCGCCCTCTTCGAGCACGTCGCGACGCGCGACGAGGCGATCGCGCACTTCCGCGGCCGCCTCGCGGTCGAGGTCGACGTGTCGGACGTCGCAGCCGCCCTCGGCGAGCCCGGGCCCGGGTTCGTGCTCGTCGACACCCGCAGCGACGAGTCGTGGGCGCAGGGGCACGTGCCGGGCGCGCTGCACCTGCCGCGGCGCCGGATCGAGGACCTCGCGCCCGAGCTGATCCCGACGGGCACGCCTGTGGTGGTCTACTGCTGGGGACCCGGCTGCAACGGCGCCACGCGTGCCGCGCTCGAGTTCGCGCTGCTCGGCTACCCGGTGAAGGAGATGATCGGCGGCTTCGAGTACTGGGTTCGCGAGGGCTTCGCGTTCGACAGCGCCGACGGGCTCGCACAGCTTCCGGCCGACGCGCTGACGAACGTCGCGCCCGACGGATTCGGCGCGGCGTCGACGCCCGGGACGCGCGGGGAGCTCCTCACGGGCGATGCGATCGCCTCGGGCATCACCTGCGCCTGCTGA
- a CDS encoding L-serine ammonia-lyase, whose amino-acid sequence MTAFVSALDLFSIGIGPSSSHTVGPMRAARAFAERLADDGILSRVTRITCSLYGSLGATGLGHGTPDAVVAGLAGLKPDDCDPDDVRGAWARLGDEGAEVRVAGRHPITMTRNDLSLEPRTRLPGHPNAMTLQAWGEDDALPLAEETYYSVGGGFIRREGDAPEQSEALRHPLPYSNAAELLDLCDEHGVSFCDVARYNEVAVHGEEGIDAGLDAIWAAMAECVDHGLSTEGTLPGGLGVKRRAPEVRRRLEEYDRDTAHTTGLRDTSTEWLHAFALAVNEENASGGRVVTAPTNGAAGIIPAVGHYYLRFVPGADAAGIRRYLLTAAAIASLVKKNASISGAEGGCQAEVGSACAMAAGALCAVLGGTPRQIENAAEIAMEHHLGLTCDPVAGLVQVPCIERNAIASSTAVSAARLALHGDGTHLVSLDTVIETMRQTGLDMMTKYKETSEGGLAVNVIEC is encoded by the coding sequence GTGACAGCGTTCGTCTCAGCCCTCGATCTCTTCTCGATCGGGATCGGACCCTCGAGTTCGCACACCGTCGGCCCGATGCGCGCGGCGCGTGCGTTCGCCGAGCGGCTCGCCGACGACGGCATCCTCTCTCGCGTGACCCGCATCACGTGCTCCCTGTACGGCTCGCTCGGCGCGACCGGGCTCGGACACGGAACGCCTGACGCGGTCGTCGCCGGGCTCGCGGGCCTGAAGCCCGACGACTGCGACCCCGACGACGTGCGCGGCGCCTGGGCGCGGCTCGGCGACGAGGGCGCCGAGGTGCGCGTGGCCGGACGCCACCCGATCACGATGACGCGCAACGACCTCAGCCTCGAGCCGCGCACCCGCCTCCCCGGACATCCGAACGCGATGACGCTCCAGGCCTGGGGCGAGGACGACGCGCTGCCCCTCGCCGAGGAGACCTACTACTCGGTCGGCGGCGGCTTCATCCGCCGCGAGGGCGACGCGCCCGAGCAGTCGGAGGCGTTGCGGCATCCGCTGCCCTACTCGAATGCGGCCGAGCTGCTCGACCTCTGCGACGAGCACGGCGTCTCGTTCTGCGACGTCGCGCGGTACAACGAGGTCGCCGTGCACGGCGAGGAGGGCATCGACGCGGGACTCGACGCGATCTGGGCGGCCATGGCCGAGTGCGTCGACCACGGGCTCTCGACCGAGGGCACGCTGCCCGGCGGGCTCGGCGTGAAGCGCCGCGCGCCCGAGGTGCGCCGCCGGCTCGAGGAGTACGACCGCGACACGGCGCACACCACCGGCCTTCGCGACACCTCGACGGAGTGGCTGCACGCGTTCGCCCTCGCGGTGAACGAGGAGAACGCGTCGGGCGGCCGCGTCGTCACCGCGCCGACCAACGGCGCCGCGGGCATCATCCCCGCGGTCGGCCACTACTACCTGCGCTTCGTGCCCGGTGCGGATGCCGCCGGCATCCGCCGCTACCTGCTCACCGCCGCGGCGATCGCGAGCCTCGTGAAGAAGAACGCGTCGATCTCGGGCGCCGAGGGCGGATGCCAGGCCGAGGTCGGCTCCGCGTGCGCCATGGCGGCCGGAGCGCTGTGCGCCGTGCTCGGCGGCACGCCGCGCCAGATCGAGAACGCCGCGGAGATCGCGATGGAGCACCACCTCGGCCTCACCTGCGACCCCGTCGCCGGCCTCGTGCAGGTGCCCTGCATCGAGCGCAACGCGATCGCGTCGTCGACCGCGGTCTCGGCCGCGCGGCTCGCGCTGCACGGCGACGGCACGCACCTCGTGTCGCTCGACACGGTCATCGAGACCATGCGCCAGACCGGCCTCGACATGATGACGAAGTACAAGGAGACGAGCGAGGGCGGCCTCGCGGTCAACGTCATCGAGTGCTGA
- a CDS encoding CoA-binding protein, with product MPANSPLAKLLHSQRTWTGPDARQRLRILNAAKSVAIVGASPKPSRSSYFVGTYLQQSSDYRLYFVNPNETEILGEPAYASLQDLPEVPDIVVVFRRGSDIPQVVDDVVAAGAKTIWVQLGIWNQDAAYYGEEQGLTVVMDRCIKVEHARFHGGLHLLGFDTGQITARKTVR from the coding sequence CTGCCGGCGAACTCGCCGCTCGCGAAGCTGCTGCACTCGCAGCGCACGTGGACGGGCCCCGACGCGCGGCAGCGGCTGCGCATCCTGAACGCGGCGAAGTCGGTCGCGATCGTCGGCGCCTCGCCGAAGCCGTCGCGCTCGAGCTACTTCGTCGGCACGTACCTGCAGCAGTCGAGCGACTACCGCCTCTACTTCGTGAACCCGAACGAGACCGAGATCCTCGGCGAGCCGGCGTACGCGAGCCTGCAGGACCTGCCCGAGGTGCCCGACATCGTCGTGGTGTTCCGCCGCGGCAGCGACATCCCGCAGGTCGTCGACGACGTCGTCGCCGCCGGTGCGAAGACCATCTGGGTGCAGCTCGGCATCTGGAACCAGGATGCCGCGTACTACGGCGAGGAGCAGGGGCTCACGGTCGTCATGGACCGCTGCATCAAGGTCGAGCACGCCCGGTTCCACGGCGGGCTCCACCTGCTCGGCTTCGACACGGGGCAGATCACGGCGCGCAAGACCGTGCGCTGA
- a CDS encoding sulfurtransferase, translating to MPALDLPTDLVSTEWLAAHLGDSGLVVVDASVLGTETPAGFRWLSGLDEYLIEGHIPGAVFGDLLEELSDPEGPFSFTRPEPARLERAARDLGIDDGVAVVVYDSSIGQWAARLWWILASAGVERVAVLDGGLARWRAEGRTLETGFEAPREAGSLTLSPREGFWADGPEVQRIVAGESDAALVCALPPSDFRGETGRRARRGHIPGSVNVPVGSVVDRETRTLLRGAELDARLAAATEGDPSRVVVYCGAGIAAAGTGFALRRAGHADVAIYDGSLDEWTADPAAPLVTIA from the coding sequence ATGCCGGCACTCGACCTCCCGACCGACCTCGTCTCCACCGAGTGGCTCGCCGCCCACCTCGGCGACTCGGGGCTCGTCGTCGTCGACGCGAGCGTGCTCGGCACCGAGACGCCGGCCGGCTTCCGCTGGCTGAGCGGTCTCGACGAGTACCTCATCGAGGGGCACATCCCGGGCGCGGTCTTCGGCGACCTGCTCGAGGAGCTGTCCGACCCCGAGGGGCCCTTCTCCTTCACGCGCCCCGAGCCGGCGCGGCTCGAGCGCGCGGCCCGCGACCTCGGCATCGACGACGGAGTCGCCGTCGTCGTCTACGACTCGTCGATCGGCCAGTGGGCGGCCCGGCTGTGGTGGATCCTCGCGTCGGCGGGCGTCGAGCGCGTCGCGGTGCTCGACGGGGGCCTCGCCCGCTGGCGGGCCGAGGGTCGCACCCTCGAGACCGGCTTCGAGGCGCCGCGCGAGGCCGGCTCGCTCACGCTCTCGCCGCGCGAGGGATTCTGGGCCGACGGGCCCGAGGTGCAGCGCATCGTCGCCGGCGAATCGGATGCCGCGCTCGTCTGCGCGCTGCCGCCGAGCGACTTCCGCGGCGAGACCGGGCGGCGCGCCCGGCGCGGCCACATCCCCGGCAGCGTGAACGTGCCGGTGGGCAGCGTCGTCGACCGCGAGACCCGCACCCTGCTGCGGGGCGCGGAGCTCGACGCGCGGCTCGCGGCCGCGACCGAGGGCGACCCGTCCCGTGTGGTCGTGTACTGCGGCGCGGGCATCGCGGCGGCGGGCACCGGGTTCGCCCTCCGGCGCGCCGGGCACGCGGACGTCGCGATCTACGACGGGTCGCTCGACGAGTGGACCGCCGACCCCGCCGCGCCGCTCGTCACGATCGCCTGA